Proteins from one Escherichia coli genomic window:
- the mutH gene encoding DNA mismatch repair endonuclease MutH — protein MSQPRPLLSPPETEAQLLAQAQQLSGYTLGELAALAGLVTPENLKRDKGWIGVLLEIWLGASAGSKPEQDFAALGVELKTIPVDSLGRPLETTFVCVAPLTGNSGVTWETSHVRHKLKRVLWIPVEGERSIPLAQRRVGSPLLWSPNEEEDRQLREDWEELMDMIVLGQVERITARHGEYLQIRPKAANAKALTEAIGARGERILTLPRGFYLKKNFTSALLARHFLIQ, from the coding sequence ATGTCCCAACCTCGCCCACTGCTTTCTCCTCCCGAAACAGAAGCACAGTTGTTAGCGCAAGCACAGCAACTTTCCGGTTATACACTGGGTGAACTGGCGGCACTTGCCGGGCTGGTTACGCCGGAGAATTTAAAACGCGATAAGGGCTGGATCGGCGTGTTGCTGGAGATCTGGCTAGGTGCCAGTGCAGGGAGTAAACCAGAACAAGATTTTGCTGCTCTGGGTGTGGAACTTAAAACTATTCCTGTGGATAGTCTTGGGCGTCCGCTGGAAACAACATTCGTTTGTGTTGCCCCATTAACGGGCAATAGTGGAGTGACCTGGGAAACCAGCCACGTGCGCCACAAGCTCAAACGCGTGCTGTGGATACCGGTTGAAGGCGAACGTAGCATCCCACTGGCGCAGCGCCGCGTAGGATCACCATTGCTATGGAGCCCGAATGAAGAGGAAGACCGGCAACTGCGCGAAGACTGGGAAGAATTAATGGATATGATTGTTCTCGGTCAGGTTGAGCGGATCACCGCTCGTCACGGGGAATATTTACAGATACGACCGAAAGCAGCGAATGCGAAAGCGCTTACCGAAGCCATTGGTGCCCGGGGCGAACGGATTCTGACGCTGCCGCGCGGCTTTTATTTGAAGAAGAATTTCACCAGTGCGCTACTGGCCCGTCATTTTCTGATCCAGTAG
- the ygdT gene encoding protein YgdT produces MLSTESWDNCEKPPLLFPFTALTCDETPVFSGSVLNLVAHSVDKYGVG; encoded by the coding sequence ATGTTATCCACAGAAAGCTGGGATAACTGTGAAAAACCTCCACTACTGTTTCCATTTACAGCCTTGACGTGCGACGAAACTCCAGTTTTTAGTGGTTCAGTGCTTAACTTAGTGGCACATTCTGTGGATAAATACGGCGTTGGTTGA
- the rppH gene encoding RNA pyrophosphohydrolase gives MIDDDGYRPNVGIVICNRQGQVMWARRFGQHSWQFPQGGINPGESAEQAMYRELFEEVGLSRKDVRILASTRNWLRYKLPKRLVRWDTKPVCIGQKQKWFLLQLVSGDAEINMQTSSTPEFDGWRWVSYWYPVRQVVSFKRDVYRRVMKEFASVVMALQDNTPKPQNASAYRRKRG, from the coding sequence GTGATTGATGACGATGGCTACCGCCCAAACGTAGGTATCGTGATTTGTAATCGCCAGGGGCAGGTAATGTGGGCCCGGCGATTTGGTCAGCACTCCTGGCAATTTCCGCAAGGCGGAATTAACCCAGGAGAATCCGCAGAACAGGCGATGTACCGTGAATTGTTTGAAGAAGTAGGATTAAGCCGCAAAGACGTTCGAATCCTTGCTTCAACGCGTAACTGGTTGCGCTACAAATTACCGAAACGTTTGGTGCGTTGGGACACGAAGCCGGTTTGTATCGGCCAAAAACAAAAATGGTTTCTCTTGCAGCTGGTGAGCGGCGATGCAGAAATCAATATGCAAACCAGCAGTACACCAGAGTTTGATGGCTGGAGATGGGTAAGTTACTGGTATCCGGTCAGACAGGTGGTGTCATTTAAACGTGATGTCTACCGTAGGGTAATGAAAGAGTTCGCGAGTGTTGTGATGGCGCTGCAGGATAATACGCCAAAACCACAAAACGCATCTGCTTATCGACGTAAAAGAGGTTAA
- the ptsP gene encoding phosphoenolpyruvate--protein phosphotransferase gives MLTRLREIVEKVASAPRLNEALNILVTDICLAMDTEVCSVYLADHDRRCYYLMATRGLKKPRGRTVTLAFDEGIVGLVGRLAEPINLADAQKHPSFKYIPSVKEERFRAFLGVPIIQRRQLLGVLVVQQRELRQYDESEESFLVTLATQMAAILSQSQLTALFGQYRQTRIRALPAAPGVAIAEGWQDATLPLMEQVYQASTLDPALERERLTGALEEAANEFRRYSKRFAAGAQKETAAIFDLYSHLLSDTRLRRELFAEVDKGSVVEWAVKTVIEKFAEQFAALSDNYLKERAGDLRALGQRLLFHLDDANQGPNAWPERFILVADELSATTLAELPQDRLVGVVVRDGAANSHAAIMVRALGIPTVMGADIQPSVLHRRTLIVDGYRGELLVDPEPVLLQEYQRLISEEIELSRLAEDDVNLPAQLKSGERIKVMLNAGLSPEHEQKLGSRIDGIGLYRTEIPFMLQSGFPSEEEQVAQYQGMLQMFNDKPVTLRTLDVGADKQLPYMPISEENPCLGWRGIRITLDQPEIFLIQVRAMLRANAATGNLNILLPMVTSLDEVDEARRLIERAGREVEEMIGYEIPKPRIGIMLEVPSMVFMLPHLAKRIDFISVGTNDLTQYILAVDRNNTRVANIYDSLHPAMLRALAMIAREAEIHGIDLRLCGEMAGDPMCVAILIGLGYRHLSMNGRSVARVKYLLRRIDYAEAENLAQRSLEAQLATEVRHQVAAFMERRGMGGLIRGGL, from the coding sequence ATGCTCACTCGCCTGCGCGAAATAGTCGAAAAGGTAGCCAGCGCACCACGCCTGAATGAGGCGTTAAATATTCTGGTTACCGACATCTGTCTTGCGATGGATACCGAGGTCTGTTCGGTCTACCTGGCCGATCATGACCGACGTTGTTACTACCTGATGGCGACCCGGGGGCTGAAAAAACCACGCGGTCGCACTGTAACGCTTGCGTTTGATGAAGGGATCGTCGGCCTGGTTGGCAGGCTGGCGGAACCGATAAACCTTGCAGATGCGCAAAAGCACCCCAGCTTCAAATACATCCCCTCCGTAAAAGAAGAACGTTTCCGCGCGTTTTTAGGCGTACCAATTATTCAACGTCGCCAGTTGCTTGGTGTACTGGTGGTACAGCAACGAGAGTTGCGCCAGTATGACGAAAGTGAAGAATCCTTCCTGGTGACGCTTGCCACCCAGATGGCAGCGATTCTTTCTCAGTCGCAGTTGACTGCCTTGTTTGGGCAATATCGCCAGACGCGAATCCGTGCATTACCGGCAGCGCCTGGTGTGGCGATTGCCGAAGGCTGGCAGGATGCCACGTTACCTTTAATGGAACAGGTGTATCAGGCATCAACGCTGGATCCGGCTCTGGAACGCGAACGACTGACCGGGGCGCTGGAAGAAGCGGCAAACGAGTTTCGCCGCTACAGCAAACGCTTTGCCGCCGGTGCACAAAAAGAAACGGCGGCTATTTTCGATCTTTACTCGCACCTGCTTTCGGACACCCGGCTGCGTCGCGAATTGTTTGCCGAGGTTGATAAAGGCTCGGTGGTAGAGTGGGCGGTAAAAACGGTCATTGAAAAATTTGCCGAACAGTTTGCCGCGCTAAGCGATAACTATCTCAAAGAGCGGGCTGGCGATTTACGTGCGCTGGGTCAGCGATTGCTGTTTCATCTTGATGACGCTAATCAAGGGCCGAACGCCTGGCCGGAACGTTTTATTCTGGTGGCAGATGAACTGTCAGCGACAACGCTTGCTGAGCTGCCCCAGGATCGCTTAGTCGGTGTTGTCGTGCGAGATGGCGCAGCCAACTCCCATGCTGCGATCATGGTACGTGCGCTGGGGATCCCTACCGTAATGGGCGCGGATATTCAGCCTTCGGTACTGCATCGTCGGACGCTGATCGTCGATGGTTATCGCGGTGAATTGCTGGTCGATCCGGAGCCGGTACTGCTGCAAGAATATCAGCGGCTAATTAGTGAAGAGATCGAGCTTAGCCGTCTGGCGGAAGATGACGTCAATTTACCCGCCCAGTTAAAAAGTGGCGAACGCATTAAAGTCATGCTCAATGCCGGTTTAAGCCCGGAACATGAACAAAAACTGGGCAGCCGTATTGATGGCATAGGACTTTATCGCACTGAAATCCCATTCATGCTGCAAAGTGGTTTTCCATCGGAAGAAGAACAGGTGGCGCAGTATCAGGGGATGCTGCAAATGTTTAATGATAAACCCGTCACCTTGCGTACGCTGGATGTCGGAGCAGATAAGCAGCTGCCTTACATGCCGATCAGCGAAGAGAATCCATGCCTGGGTTGGCGTGGGATTCGCATTACGCTCGATCAGCCGGAGATCTTCTTGATTCAGGTGCGGGCGATGCTGCGTGCTAATGCCGCTACGGGCAACCTGAATATTCTGTTGCCGATGGTCACCAGCCTCGATGAAGTTGACGAAGCACGCCGCCTGATTGAACGTGCCGGACGTGAAGTCGAGGAGATGATCGGTTACGAAATTCCCAAACCACGTATCGGCATCATGCTTGAAGTGCCGTCAATGGTATTTATGCTGCCGCATCTGGCAAAGCGGATCGATTTTATCTCTGTTGGCACCAACGATCTGACTCAATACATCCTGGCCGTTGATCGCAACAATACCCGGGTGGCGAACATTTATGACAGTCTTCATCCTGCAATGTTACGAGCTCTGGCGATGATCGCTCGGGAAGCGGAAATACATGGTATCGATCTCCGTTTGTGCGGTGAAATGGCGGGCGATCCCATGTGCGTGGCAATCCTCATTGGGCTTGGGTATCGCCATCTGTCTATGAACGGACGTTCTGTAGCGCGCGTAAAATACCTGCTGCGGCGCATTGATTATGCCGAAGCAGAAAATCTTGCGCAGCGTAGTCTGGAAGCGCAACTGGCGACCGAAGTTCGCCATCAGGTTGCAGCCTTTATGGAGCGTCGCGGCATGGGCGGGTTGATTCGCGGAGGGTTATAG
- the lgt gene encoding prolipoprotein diacylglyceryl transferase, producing MTSSYLHFPEFDPVIFSIGPVALHWYGLMYLVGFIFAMWLATRRANRPGSGWTKNEVENLLYAGFLGVFLGGRIGYVLFYNFPQFMADPLYLFRVWDGGMSFHGGLIGVIVVMIIFARRTKRSFFQVSDFIAPLIPFGLGAGRLGNFINGELWGRVDPNFPFAMLFPGSRTEDILLLQTNPQWQSIFDTYGVLPRHPSQLYELLLEGVVLFIILNLYIRKPRPMGAVSGLFLIGYGAFRIIVEFFRQPDAQFTGAWVQYISMGQILSIPMIVAGVIMMVWAYRRSPQQHVS from the coding sequence ATGACCAGTAGCTATCTGCATTTTCCGGAGTTTGATCCGGTCATTTTCTCAATAGGACCCGTGGCGCTTCACTGGTACGGCCTGATGTATCTGGTGGGTTTCATTTTTGCAATGTGGCTGGCAACACGTCGGGCGAATCGTCCGGGCAGCGGCTGGACCAAAAATGAAGTTGAAAACTTACTCTATGCGGGCTTCCTCGGCGTCTTCCTCGGTGGACGTATTGGTTATGTTCTGTTCTACAACTTCCCGCAGTTTATGGCCGATCCGCTGTATCTTTTCCGTGTCTGGGACGGCGGCATGTCCTTCCACGGCGGCCTGATTGGCGTTATCGTGGTGATGATTATCTTCGCCCGCCGTACTAAACGTTCCTTCTTCCAGGTTTCTGATTTTATCGCACCACTCATTCCGTTTGGTCTTGGTGCCGGGCGTCTGGGCAACTTTATTAACGGTGAATTGTGGGGCCGCGTTGACCCGAACTTCCCGTTTGCCATGCTGTTCCCCGGCTCCCGTACAGAAGATATTTTGCTGCTGCAAACCAACCCGCAGTGGCAATCCATTTTCGACACTTACGGTGTGCTGCCGCGCCACCCATCACAGCTTTACGAGCTGCTGCTGGAAGGTGTGGTGCTGTTTATTATCCTCAACCTGTATATTCGTAAACCGCGCCCAATGGGAGCTGTCTCAGGTTTGTTCCTGATTGGCTACGGCGCGTTTCGCATCATTGTTGAGTTTTTCCGCCAGCCCGACGCGCAGTTTACCGGTGCCTGGGTGCAGTACATCAGCATGGGACAAATTCTTTCCATCCCGATGATTGTCGCGGGTGTGATCATGATGGTCTGGGCATATCGTCGCAGCCCACAGCAACACGTTTCCTGA
- the thyA gene encoding thymidylate synthase, with amino-acid sequence MKQYLELMQKVLDEGTQKNDRTGTGTLSIFGHQMRFNLQDGFPLVTTKRCHLRSIIHELLWFLQGDTNIAYLHENNVTIWDEWADENGDLGPVYGKQWRAWPTPDGRHIDQITTVLNQLKNDPDSRRIIVSAWNVGELDKMALAPCHAFFQFYVADGKLSCQLYQRSCDVFLGLPFNIASYALLVHMMAQQCDLEVGDFVWTGGDTHLYSNHMDQTHLQLSREPRPLPKLIIKRKPESIFDYRFEDFEIEGYDPHPGIKAPVAI; translated from the coding sequence ATGAAACAGTATTTAGAACTGATGCAAAAAGTGCTCGACGAAGGCACACAGAAAAACGACCGTACCGGAACCGGAACGCTTTCCATTTTTGGTCATCAGATGCGTTTTAACCTGCAGGATGGATTCCCGCTGGTGACAACCAAACGTTGCCACCTGCGTTCCATCATCCACGAACTGCTGTGGTTCCTGCAGGGCGATACTAACATTGCTTATCTACACGAAAACAATGTCACCATCTGGGACGAATGGGCCGATGAAAATGGCGACCTCGGTCCGGTGTATGGTAAACAGTGGCGTGCCTGGCCAACGCCAGATGGTCGTCATATTGACCAGATCACTACGGTACTGAACCAGCTGAAAAACGACCCGGATTCCCGCCGCATTATTGTTTCAGCGTGGAACGTTGGTGAACTGGATAAAATGGCGCTGGCACCGTGCCATGCATTCTTCCAGTTCTATGTGGCAGACGGCAAACTCTCTTGCCAGCTTTATCAGCGCTCCTGTGACGTCTTCCTCGGCCTGCCGTTCAACATTGCCAGCTACGCGTTACTGGTGCATATGATGGCGCAGCAGTGCGATCTGGAAGTGGGTGATTTTGTCTGGACCGGTGGCGACACGCACCTGTACAGCAACCATATGGATCAAACCCATTTGCAATTAAGCCGTGAACCGCGCCCGCTGCCGAAGCTGATTATCAAACGTAAACCTGAATCCATCTTCGACTACCGTTTCGAAGACTTTGAGATTGAAGGCTACGATCCGCATCCGGGCATTAAAGCGCCGGTGGCTATCTAA
- the ppdA gene encoding prepilin peptidase-dependent protein, producing the protein MKTQRGYTLIETLVAMLILVMLSASGLYGWQYWQQSQRLWQTASQARDYLLYLREDANWHNRDHSISVIREGALWCLVSSAAGANTCHGSSPLVFVPRWPEVEMSDLTPSLAFFGLRNTAWAGHIRFKNSTGEWWLVVSPWGRLRLCQQGETEACL; encoded by the coding sequence ATGAAAACACAACGTGGTTATACGCTGATTGAAACGCTGGTCGCGATGCTGATTCTGGTCATGCTAAGCGCAAGTGGACTCTATGGCTGGCAATACTGGCAGCAGTCGCAACGGCTATGGCAAACCGCCAGCCAGGCGCGGGACTATTTGCTCTATTTACGTGAAGATGCCAACTGGCATAACCGCGACCACAGTATCAGCGTTATCAGGGAGGGGGCGTTATGGTGCCTTGTGAGTTCCGCGGCTGGGGCCAATACCTGTCATGGCAGTTCACCATTGGTCTTTGTGCCACGCTGGCCCGAAGTCGAAATGAGCGACCTGACACCTTCGCTTGCTTTCTTTGGCCTGCGCAATACCGCATGGGCCGGGCATATTCGCTTTAAAAACTCAACGGGCGAGTGGTGGCTGGTGGTTTCGCCGTGGGGAAGACTCCGGCTTTGTCAGCAAGGAGAAACAGAAGCATGCCTGTAA
- the ppdB gene encoding prepilin peptidase-dependent protein, whose product MPVKELGFSLLEVLIAMAISSVLLLGAARFLPALQRESLTSTRKLALEDEIWLRVFTVAKHLQRAGYCHGSCTGEGLEIVGQGDCIIVQWDANSNGIWDREPVKESDQIGFRLKEHVLETLRGATSCEGKGWDKVTNPDAIIIDTFQVTRQDVSGFSPVLTVNMHAASKSEPQTVVDASYSVTGFNL is encoded by the coding sequence ATGCCTGTAAAAGAGCTAGGTTTTTCTCTTCTGGAAGTGTTGATTGCTATGGCGATCAGTAGCGTATTGTTGCTGGGGGCAGCACGCTTTCTGCCTGCGTTACAGCGTGAAAGTTTAACGAGCACCCGTAAGCTGGCGCTGGAAGATGAAATCTGGCTGCGGGTCTTTACCGTCGCGAAGCATCTCCAGAGGGCGGGTTATTGTCATGGCAGCTGTACCGGCGAAGGGCTGGAAATTGTCGGACAGGGGGACTGTATCATTGTGCAGTGGGATGCGAACAGTAACGGTATCTGGGATCGCGAACCGGTAAAAGAGTCCGACCAGATTGGATTTCGTCTGAAGGAGCATGTGCTGGAAACGCTACGCGGTGCGACATCCTGTGAAGGTAAGGGCTGGGATAAAGTCACTAATCCGGATGCCATCATTATCGACACTTTTCAGGTTACCCGACAGGATGTCAGCGGTTTCTCGCCGGTGTTGACGGTTAATATGCATGCTGCCAGTAAGTCTGAACCGCAAACCGTAGTGGATGCCAGCTATAGCGTGACAGGATTCAACCTGTGA
- the ygdB gene encoding DUF2509 family protein produces the protein MNREKGVSSLALVLMLLILGSLLLQGMSQQDRSFASRVSMESQSLRRQAIVQSTLEWGKMHSWQTQPAVQCLLYAATGARVCLRLLADNEALLIAGYEGVSLWRTGEVIDGNIVFSPRGWSDFCPLKERALCQLP, from the coding sequence GTGAACCGCGAAAAGGGTGTTTCGTCACTGGCTCTGGTCCTTATGCTGCTGATTTTGGGTAGCTTGCTATTGCAAGGAATGAGTCAGCAGGATCGCAGTTTTGCCTCTCGCGTGAGCATGGAAAGTCAGTCATTGCGCCGCCAGGCCATCGTTCAGTCGACGCTGGAGTGGGGAAAAATGCACTCCTGGCAGACGCAGCCCGCAGTTCAGTGCTTACTGTACGCAGCCACCGGTGCCCGGGTTTGTCTGCGTTTATTGGCAGATAATGAAGCCTTATTGATTGCCGGTTATGAAGGCGTTTCGTTGTGGCGAACAGGCGAAGTCATCGATGGAAACATTGTTTTTTCGCCACGCGGCTGGAGCGATTTTTGTCCGCTGAAAGAGAGGGCGTTATGTCAACTTCCCTGA
- the ppdC gene encoding prepilin-type N-terminal cleavage/methylation domain-containing protein produces the protein MSTSLKNQQGFSLPEVMLAMVLMVMIVTALSGFKRTLMNSLASRNQYQQLWRHGWQQTQLRAISPPANWQVNRMQTSQAGCVSISVTLVSPGGREGEMTRLHCPNRQ, from the coding sequence ATGTCAACTTCCCTGAAGAATCAACAAGGCTTTAGCCTGCCGGAGGTAATGTTGGCGATGGTGTTGATGGTGATGATTGTCACTGCGTTATCGGGTTTCAAGCGAACATTAATGAACAGTCTTGCCAGCAGAAACCAGTACCAACAGCTCTGGCGGCATGGCTGGCAGCAAACGCAACTGCGTGCGATTTCGCCACCTGCCAACTGGCAGGTCAACCGAATGCAGACATCGCAGGCGGGATGTGTCAGCATCAGCGTTACGCTAGTTTCACCCGGGGGCAGAGAAGGCGAGATGACCCGCCTGCATTGCCCGAATCGTCAGTAG
- the recC gene encoding exodeoxyribonuclease V subunit gamma, producing the protein MLRVYHSNRLDVLEALMEFIVERERLDDPFEPEMILVQSTGMAQWLQMTLSQKFGIAANIDFPLPASFIWDMFVRVLPEIPKESAFNKQSMSWKLMTLLPQLLEREDFTLLRHYLTDDSDKRKLFQLSSKAADLFDQYLVYRPDWLAQWEAGNLVEGLGEAQAWQAPLWKALVEYTHQLGQPRWHRANLYQRFIETLESATTCPPGLPSRVFICGISALPPVYLQALQALGKHIEIHLLFTNPCRYYWGDIKDPAYLAKLLTRQRRHSFEDRELPLFRDSENAGQLFNSDGEQDVGNPLLASWGKLGRDYIYLLSDLESSQELDAFVDVTPDNLLHNIQSDILELENRAVAGVNIEEFSRSDNKRPLDPLDSSITFHVCHSPQREVEVLHDRLLAMLEEDPTLTPRDIIVMVADIDSYSPFIQAVFGSAPADRYLPYAISDRRARQSHPVLEAFISLLSLPDSRFVSEDVLALLDVPVLAARFDITEEGLRYLRQWVNESGIRWGIDDDNVRELELPATGQHTWRFGLTRMLLGYAMESAQGEWQSVLPYDESSGLIAELVGHLASLLMQLNIWRRGLAQERPLEEWLPVCRDMLNAFFLPDAETEAAMTLIEQQWQAIIAEGLGAQYGDAVPLSLLRDELAQRLDQERISQRFLAGPVNICTLMPMRSIPFRVVCLLGMNDGVYPRQLAPLGFDLMSQKPKRGDRSRRDDDRYLFLEALISAQQKLYISYIGRSIQDNSERFPSVLVQELIDYIGQSHYLPGDEALNCDESEARVKAHLTCLHTRMPFDPQNYQPGERQSYAREWLPAASQAGKAHSEFVQPLPFTLPETVPLETLQRFWAHPVRAFFQMRLQVNFRTEDSEIPDTEPFILEGLSRYQINQQLLNALVEQDDADRLFRRFRAAGDLPYGAFGEIFWETQCQEMQQLADRVIACRQPGQSMEIDLACNGVQITGWLPQVQPDGLLRWRPSLLSVAQGMQLWLEHLVYCASGGNGESRLFLRKDGEWRFPPLAAEQALHYLSELIEGYREGMSTPLLVLPESGGAWLKTCYDAQNDAMLDDDSTLQKARTKFLQAYEGNMMVRGEGDDIWYQRLWRQLTPETMEAIVEQSQRFLLPLFRFNQS; encoded by the coding sequence ATGTTAAGGGTCTACCATTCCAATCGTCTGGACGTGCTGGAAGCGTTGATGGAGTTTATTGTCGAACGCGAACGGCTGGACGATCCTTTCGAACCAGAGATGATTCTGGTGCAAAGTACCGGTATGGCGCAGTGGCTGCAAATGACCCTGTCGCAAAAGTTTGGTATTGCGGCAAACATTGATTTTCCGCTGCCAGCGAGCTTTATCTGGGATATGTTCGTCCGGGTGTTACCGGAGATCCCCAAAGAGAGCGCCTTTAACAAACAGAGCATGAGCTGGAAACTGATGACTCTGCTGCCGCAACTGTTGGAGCGCGAAGACTTTACCCTGTTGCGGCATTATCTGACTGACGATAGCGACAAGCGAAAACTGTTCCAGCTTTCCTCAAAAGCGGCGGACCTGTTTGACCAGTATCTGGTCTATCGCCCGGACTGGCTGGCACAGTGGGAAGCCGGGAATCTGGTAGAAGGACTTGGAGAGGCGCAGGCCTGGCAAGCGCCGTTGTGGAAGGCGCTGGTGGAATATACCCATCAACTCGGGCAACCGCGCTGGCACCGCGCCAATCTCTATCAGCGCTTTATCGAAACGCTGGAGTCTGCGACGACCTGCCCGCCGGGGTTACCTTCGCGCGTCTTTATATGCGGTATTTCCGCGTTACCGCCTGTTTATCTCCAGGCGCTACAGGCGCTGGGTAAACATATTGAAATCCATCTCCTGTTTACCAACCCCTGCCGTTATTACTGGGGCGACATTAAAGATCCTGCTTATCTGGCGAAACTGCTGACTCGCCAGCGCCGACACAGTTTTGAAGATCGCGAATTACCGCTATTTCGCGACAGCGAAAATGCCGGGCAGCTCTTTAACAGCGATGGTGAACAGGATGTCGGCAACCCGCTGCTGGCCTCATGGGGCAAGCTTGGGCGCGACTACATTTATCTCCTTTCTGATCTGGAGAGCAGCCAGGAGCTGGACGCTTTTGTCGATGTGACGCCAGATAACCTGCTGCATAACATTCAGTCTGACATTCTGGAACTGGAGAACCGCGCCGTTGCGGGTGTGAACATCGAAGAGTTTTCCCGTAGCGATAACAAACGCCCTCTTGATCCACTGGATAGCAGTATCACCTTCCACGTTTGCCATAGCCCGCAGCGTGAAGTTGAAGTTTTACACGATCGCTTGCTGGCGATGCTGGAGGAAGACCCGACACTTACTCCGCGCGACATCATCGTGATGGTGGCCGACATCGACAGCTACAGTCCGTTTATTCAGGCTGTGTTTGGTAGCGCACCTGCGGATCGTTACCTGCCTTACGCCATTTCCGACCGTCGGGCGCGGCAGTCGCATCCGGTACTTGAAGCGTTTATCAGCCTGTTATCGTTGCCAGACAGCCGATTTGTGTCGGAAGACGTGCTGGCATTACTGGATGTGCCGGTGCTGGCGGCGCGGTTTGACATCACCGAAGAAGGGCTGCGTTATTTACGTCAGTGGGTCAACGAGTCCGGAATTCGTTGGGGGATAGATGACGATAACGTTCGCGAGCTGGAACTCCCCGCCACCGGTCAACACACCTGGCGGTTTGGCCTGACGCGCATGTTGTTGGGCTACGCGATGGAAAGCGCGCAGGGCGAGTGGCAATCGGTTCTACCTTATGATGAATCGAGCGGCTTAATTGCAGAACTGGTGGGGCATCTGGCTTCACTGCTAATGCAGCTAAACATCTGGCGTCGCGGGCTGGCGCAGGAGCGTCCGCTGGAAGAGTGGTTGCCGGTTTGTCGCGATATGCTCAACGCCTTCTTCCTGCCGGATGCGGAAACCGAAGCGGCGATGACGCTGATCGAACAACAATGGCAGGCGATTATCGCCGAAGGTTTAGGTGCGCAGTATGGCGACGCGGTGCCGTTGTCACTATTGCGTGATGAACTGGCACAACGTCTGGATCAGGAACGTATCAGCCAGCGTTTTCTCGCCGGGCCGGTTAACATTTGTACTCTGATGCCAATGCGTTCCATCCCATTCAGAGTGGTGTGCCTGCTGGGAATGAACGACGGCGTTTACCCACGCCAGCTTGCGCCATTGGGCTTTGACCTGATGAGTCAGAAACCGAAGCGTGGCGACCGTAGCCGTCGCGATGACGACCGCTATCTGTTCCTGGAAGCGTTAATTTCCGCGCAGCAAAAACTCTATATCAGCTATATCGGGCGTTCCATTCAGGATAACAGTGAACGTTTCCCGTCGGTACTGGTGCAGGAACTGATCGACTACATCGGGCAAAGCCATTATCTACCGGGCGATGAAGCGCTCAACTGTGATGAAAGCGAGGCAAGGGTAAAAGCGCATCTTACTTGCCTCCATACCCGAATGCCGTTTGATCCGCAAAACTACCAGCCAGGCGAACGACAAAGTTATGCTCGTGAATGGCTACCTGCGGCCAGCCAGGCTGGTAAAGCACATTCTGAATTTGTTCAGCCGCTGCCGTTTACCTTACCGGAAACCGTGCCGCTGGAAACGCTACAACGATTCTGGGCACATCCGGTGCGGGCATTTTTCCAGATGCGTTTGCAGGTGAACTTCCGTACCGAAGACAGCGAAATCCCCGACACCGAGCCATTTATTCTTGAAGGGCTTAGTCGTTATCAAATCAACCAGCAGTTATTGAATGCTCTGGTCGAGCAAGATGATGCCGATCGCTTGTTCCGTCGCTTCCGGGCGGCAGGGGATTTACCGTATGGCGCTTTTGGTGAAATTTTCTGGGAAACACAGTGTCAGGAGATGCAGCAGCTTGCCGACAGAGTCATTGCCTGTCGCCAACCGGGGCAAAGTATGGAAATTGATCTCGCCTGCAACGGTGTGCAAATAACGGGTTGGTTGCCGCAGGTGCAGCCGGATGGCCTGTTACGCTGGCGTCCCTCTTTATTAAGTGTGGCGCAGGGAATGCAACTTTGGCTGGAACACCTTGTCTACTGTGCCAGCGGTGGTAATGGTGAAAGTCGCCTTTTTCTACGCAAAGACGGCGAGTGGCGTTTTCCGCCGCTTGCAGCCGAACAGGCTTTACATTACCTCTCAGAACTGATTGAGGGGTATCGTGAAGGGATGTCCACGCCGCTGCTGGTGTTACCTGAAAGTGGCGGCGCGTGGCTAAAAACCTGTTATGACGCGCAAAACGATGCCATGCTGGATGACGATTCCACGTTGCAGAAAGCCCGTACGAAATTCCTTCAGGCTTACGAAGGCAACATGATGGTGCGTGGAGAAGGTGATGATATCTGGTATCAACGGCTCTGGCGGCAATTAACACCAGAGACAATGGAAGCCATCGTTGAACAGTCGCAACGTTTCCTGTTACCGCTGTTTCGCTTTAATCAGTCATGA